The Thomasclavelia ramosa DSM 1402 genome includes a region encoding these proteins:
- a CDS encoding segregation and condensation protein A gives MEYQVIIEDFQGPLDLLLHLIKEKEMDLEKLELSLIADQYLQYIHAMDPSKLEIMSEYLVMAADLIEMKSKMLIPKEKVTINDEYQEDPREALIKRLIEYKRYKDVLDEIRDKYEQRQTVIIKPAESMDEYVVDTSSMIPEGLEVYDLMKAMQKMFQRKAMMKPLDTHIAKKDISIDERTAQIRNYFKTRVNKKVKFEELFDRHDRFYFIVTFISILVLAKDKEVEIIQDGLFEEIYVEGKV, from the coding sequence GTGGAATATCAAGTAATAATTGAAGATTTTCAAGGTCCATTAGATTTATTACTACATTTGATCAAGGAAAAAGAAATGGACTTAGAAAAATTAGAATTGTCTTTGATTGCAGATCAATATTTGCAATATATTCATGCTATGGATCCTTCTAAATTAGAAATCATGTCAGAGTATTTAGTGATGGCGGCAGATTTGATTGAAATGAAAAGTAAGATGCTGATTCCTAAAGAAAAGGTGACAATTAATGATGAATATCAAGAAGACCCTCGTGAAGCTTTGATCAAACGACTAATCGAGTATAAGCGTTATAAAGATGTTTTAGATGAAATTCGTGATAAATATGAACAGCGTCAAACAGTTATTATTAAACCGGCAGAGTCAATGGACGAGTATGTTGTGGATACTAGTTCAATGATTCCTGAAGGATTAGAAGTTTATGATTTAATGAAAGCAATGCAAAAAATGTTTCAGCGAAAAGCAATGATGAAACCACTGGATACACATATTGCTAAAAAAGATATTTCAATTGATGAAAGAACAGCTCAAATACGAAATTATTTTAAAACAAGAGTAAATAAGAAAGTTAAATTTGAGGAATTATTTGACCGTCATGACCGTTTCTATTTTATTGTAACTTTTATTTCAATATTAGTTTTAGCTAAAGATAAAGAAGTAGAGATTATTCAAGATGGGTTATTTGAAGAAATATATGTAGAGGGGAAAGTTTAA
- the spoVAE gene encoding stage V sporulation protein AE, which yields MNYLLAFIFCGFVCVIAQLIYEYSKLTPGHITSLFVVIGAFLDLFHIYDKLVEIFHAGALLPITSFGHSLMHGALAATKEFGVFGLAMGIFDLTAAGISSAILFAFLVAICTKPKS from the coding sequence ATGAATTATCTATTAGCATTTATTTTTTGTGGCTTTGTCTGTGTAATTGCACAGTTGATTTATGAATATTCAAAATTAACTCCTGGACATATTACGAGTCTATTTGTTGTTATTGGTGCTTTTTTAGATTTGTTTCATATCTATGATAAACTAGTTGAAATATTTCATGCAGGAGCATTATTGCCAATCACAAGTTTTGGTCATTCGTTGATGCATGGAGCGCTTGCAGCAACTAAAGAATTTGGCGTTTTTGGATTAGCGATGGGTATTTTTGATTTAACCGCAGCGGGTATTAGTAGTGCTATTTTATTTGCTTTTTTAGTTGCAATTTGTACTAAGCCAAAATCATGA
- a CDS encoding spore germination protein, which yields MINNNPSFDLNTRTLDFENEKVTINYVSSLCSDDLIAYLVEGITNHRGETLKDCLNNGDVKDEPDYQKAMYSMLTGCAMISYRNKTYVLDTRHFPSRSVEEPETEKSVRGSKDGFNESMLTCAGLIRRRIRTIDLVMNKQTIGKNNPLDVCLCYLDSTVDQTMLETVLQRIKEIKNEDLVMSDRAVEEMILDQGYNPFPLVRYSERPDVVATHILHGHIAIICDTSSSVMMLPTTLFEILEHVEEHRQTPIIGTFIRLIRCSAVLISIYLVPLWLLLTSKGTIDLVFLGQVLLVELAIELLRIATIHTPTSLSNAMGMIAAVLLGQFAIDLGIFSEEILLFCAIGDVGGFATPNYELSLTNKYLKIFLIIFVGFLGWIGFVIYHVILIGYLVSLKPFGVSYLYPLYPFDGKEMLNFIIRKPKTKRGS from the coding sequence ATGATCAATAACAATCCATCATTTGATTTAAATACCCGAACGCTTGATTTTGAAAATGAAAAAGTTACAATTAATTATGTTTCTAGTCTTTGCTCTGATGATCTAATTGCTTATTTAGTTGAAGGGATTACCAACCATCGTGGTGAAACATTAAAAGATTGCTTAAATAATGGTGATGTTAAAGACGAACCGGATTATCAAAAGGCCATGTATTCAATGTTAACTGGTTGTGCAATGATTAGTTATCGCAATAAAACTTATGTTTTAGATACTCGTCACTTTCCTAGTCGTTCTGTAGAAGAACCCGAGACAGAAAAAAGCGTCAGAGGCTCTAAAGATGGTTTTAATGAATCGATGCTGACTTGTGCGGGTTTGATTCGCCGACGAATTCGTACGATTGATCTAGTTATGAATAAACAGACGATTGGGAAAAATAATCCCTTAGATGTTTGTTTATGTTATTTAGATAGCACAGTTGATCAAACTATGCTGGAAACAGTATTACAACGTATAAAAGAAATTAAAAATGAAGATTTGGTCATGTCTGATCGTGCCGTTGAAGAGATGATCTTAGATCAAGGATATAATCCATTTCCACTTGTTCGATATAGTGAACGCCCGGATGTAGTAGCTACGCATATCCTTCATGGTCATATTGCTATTATTTGCGATACATCGTCTTCAGTAATGATGCTGCCGACCACATTATTTGAAATATTGGAGCATGTTGAGGAGCATCGTCAAACACCAATCATTGGGACTTTTATACGATTAATTCGTTGTAGTGCAGTATTAATTTCTATTTATTTAGTACCTTTATGGCTACTATTGACAAGTAAGGGGACTATTGATCTAGTCTTTTTAGGACAAGTCTTGCTTGTTGAATTAGCGATTGAGTTGTTACGGATTGCTACGATTCATACTCCTACCTCTTTGTCAAATGCGATGGGGATGATTGCCGCTGTATTATTAGGACAGTTTGCAATTGATTTAGGAATTTTTAGTGAAGAAATTTTATTATTCTGTGCAATTGGTGATGTCGGTGGTTTTGCAACCCCTAACTATGAGCTATCGCTTACTAATAAATATTTAAAAATATTTTTAATTATTTTTGTTGGTTTTTTAGGATGGATCGGTTTTGTCATTTATCATGTGATCTTAATTGGTTATTTAGTATCTTTAAAACCATTTGGGGTATCTTATTTATATCCTCTATATCCTTTTGATGGCAAAGAAATGCTTAATTTTATTATTCGTAAGCCCAAGACGAAAAGAGGCTCATAA
- a CDS encoding GGDEF domain-containing protein, whose product MNEKGKAAHSNYVRSVYLQIVALALIMHLIYLCIFYLLNFNFLVVYNLFSVIFYGIMLVIINKGYYRTAVLSVHLEVITFVGITVFTLGWESGFPLYLLAMVSLVYFWPFKNSRWAYLCAIIEVFIYIIIRIISSTQDAPIYIISDKNIILTLSIFNAVCCFIVMIYSVFISDVSSKAIDKLNENLQEIADNDQLTGLRTRHYLFDSLNSSPNLDCNIVIGDIDDYKIINDTYGHLCGDYVLHSLANLMKDKIPDDIDICRWGGEEFVFLCFNTNKEELTYVIERFNNLLRQHSFIYEGNVIKITMTFGISDTMKAKHLNTMIKCADDRLYKGKRCGKDQIIVDDKK is encoded by the coding sequence ATGAATGAAAAGGGGAAAGCTGCTCATAGTAACTATGTACGAAGTGTGTATTTACAAATTGTAGCTTTAGCATTAATTATGCATCTAATCTATTTATGTATTTTCTATTTATTAAACTTTAATTTTTTAGTAGTTTACAATCTGTTTAGTGTTATTTTTTATGGAATCATGCTGGTAATAATAAATAAAGGCTATTATCGAACTGCAGTATTATCGGTACATCTTGAGGTTATCACATTTGTTGGAATTACAGTTTTTACACTTGGATGGGAAAGTGGTTTTCCCTTGTACTTATTAGCAATGGTATCGCTAGTATATTTTTGGCCATTTAAAAATTCAAGATGGGCTTATTTATGTGCAATTATTGAAGTGTTTATTTATATTATTATTAGAATAATCAGTTCAACCCAAGATGCTCCAATATATATAATTTCCGATAAAAATATTATTTTAACTCTTTCAATATTTAATGCAGTTTGTTGTTTTATTGTTATGATATACAGTGTTTTTATTTCTGATGTTTCTTCAAAAGCAATAGATAAATTAAATGAAAATTTACAAGAAATAGCTGATAATGATCAGTTAACAGGACTTAGAACACGTCATTATCTATTTGATAGTTTAAATTCATCTCCTAATTTAGATTGTAATATTGTAATAGGCGACATTGATGATTATAAGATTATTAACGATACTTATGGTCATTTATGTGGTGATTATGTATTACATAGTTTAGCAAATTTGATGAAAGATAAGATACCTGATGATATTGATATATGTCGTTGGGGTGGTGAAGAGTTTGTTTTCTTATGTTTTAATACAAATAAAGAAGAACTTACTTATGTAATTGAACGTTTTAATAATCTCTTAAGGCAGCACTCTTTCATTTATGAGGGTAATGTTATTAAGATAACGATGACTTTTGGAATTTCAGATACGATGAAAGCAAAGCATTTAAATACTATGATAAAGTGTGCTGATGATCGTTTATATAAAGGAAAACGTTGTGGAAAAGATCAGATAATTGTAGATGATAAAAAGTAA
- a CDS encoding DUF5662 family protein, with product MKLFKHFKTITKHKFYVMKLCFRFGLYKQGLKHDLSKYSWTELVTGAKYYLGYKSPNSNERDTIGYSSAWLHHKGRNKHHWEYWIDFTSKGIIAIEMPINYVVEMFCDRVAATMVYQGTQFNFKAPLDYYNKTHHYYVINENTDRILRDMLERLANSNLDETIEYIKEKYLRNH from the coding sequence ATGAAACTGTTTAAGCATTTTAAAACAATTACAAAACATAAATTTTATGTAATGAAATTATGTTTCAGATTTGGTTTGTATAAACAAGGGTTAAAACATGATTTATCTAAATATTCTTGGACTGAATTAGTAACAGGTGCTAAATATTATTTGGGCTATAAATCACCAAATAGTAATGAACGTGATACTATTGGTTATAGCAGTGCCTGGCTGCATCACAAAGGACGTAATAAACATCATTGGGAATATTGGATCGATTTTACTAGCAAAGGAATTATCGCCATTGAAATGCCAATTAATTATGTTGTTGAAATGTTTTGCGACCGTGTTGCTGCAACGATGGTTTATCAAGGAACTCAGTTTAATTTTAAAGCACCACTTGATTATTATAATAAGACGCATCACTATTATGTGATTAATGAAAATACAGATAGAATCTTGAGAGATATGCTTGAACGCTTGGCGAATTCTAATTTAGATGAAACAATTGAATATATTAAAGAAAAATATTTAAGAAATCATTAA
- a CDS encoding stage V sporulation protein AD, with product MSSVLSGSSMQLNNVYVRATGTTCGIDEFNGPLGQYFDRHYPDFHFGHKSYELAEMAMLQDAISHALKKGKLKKDDINVFLGGDLNNQVTASNYTAKDFQRPFMAMYGACATMGLVINTASMLIENHCIHNANCFVCSHNATAERQFRYPIEYGVQRKETMTTTATGAVSVILDNNPSAVRIEALTIGRVIDMNQSDPNDMGRAMAPAAFDTLVNHLKDLNRQGTDYDLILTGDLSTYGKSIMKELMNENSVTYNEYDDCGCLLYDSDQDVNQGGSGPSCSALVAFGYIYQKMLKHKYKRVLVITTGALLSPVMTNQKQSIPCIAHAFSLEVVE from the coding sequence ATGTCATCAGTCTTATCTGGTAGTTCAATGCAGTTGAATAATGTTTATGTTAGAGCAACAGGAACAACGTGCGGGATTGACGAATTTAATGGACCGTTAGGTCAATATTTTGATAGACACTACCCTGATTTTCATTTTGGACATAAATCTTATGAATTAGCAGAAATGGCAATGCTTCAAGATGCGATTAGTCATGCTTTAAAAAAAGGAAAGTTGAAAAAAGATGACATTAATGTCTTTTTAGGTGGAGATTTAAATAATCAAGTCACTGCCAGTAATTACACTGCTAAAGATTTTCAAAGACCATTTATGGCGATGTATGGTGCTTGTGCAACAATGGGGCTAGTTATTAATACAGCCTCAATGTTAATTGAAAATCATTGTATTCATAATGCAAATTGTTTTGTTTGCAGCCATAATGCAACTGCTGAAAGACAATTTCGTTATCCAATTGAATATGGTGTCCAACGTAAAGAAACAATGACAACGACAGCTACAGGTGCAGTCAGTGTAATTCTTGATAATAATCCTAGCGCTGTTAGAATAGAAGCATTAACTATTGGTCGTGTTATTGATATGAACCAAAGTGATCCTAATGACATGGGAAGAGCAATGGCACCAGCAGCCTTTGATACATTAGTTAATCATCTAAAAGATTTAAACCGGCAAGGAACTGATTATGATTTGATTCTTACTGGTGATTTATCAACTTATGGGAAATCGATTATGAAGGAATTAATGAATGAAAATAGTGTTACCTATAATGAGTATGATGATTGCGGCTGTCTATTATATGATAGTGATCAAGATGTTAATCAAGGTGGGAGTGGGCCTTCGTGCAGTGCTTTAGTAGCATTTGGGTACATCTATCAGAAAATGTTAAAACATAAGTACAAGCGGGTTTTAGTGATTACAACAGGGGCATTATTGTCACCGGTTATGACTAATCAAAAACAAAGTATACCTTGTATTGCCCATGCCTTTAGTTTGGAGGTTGTTGAATAA
- a CDS encoding ABC transporter permease, translating to MRRKIITLILIIGLWQGFALSIDKAVILPLPLVVFNQMFNLATSQSFYIAIGATLSRVALSFFLALIVGTILGVFSGLFKSVNEYLAPIFSFLQTIPQIAYILILLVWFKSLTALIIIVLLMILPVFYNNAVNGIKNISNDLNDVTILYHHPFKFNLIHVYLPLIKGYIVSAVETALPQSLKVGVMAEIFVSSNQGIGKQLYFARAQIDMVSIFAWTIWMVIIIMLITYFTNKIINKDKK from the coding sequence ATGAGACGTAAAATAATTACTTTAATATTAATTATTGGTTTATGGCAAGGTTTTGCTTTATCAATTGATAAAGCAGTAATCTTGCCTTTACCACTTGTAGTCTTTAACCAAATGTTCAACCTAGCAACTAGTCAATCCTTCTATATCGCAATTGGAGCAACTTTATCACGTGTTGCTTTAAGTTTCTTTTTAGCTTTAATAGTTGGGACCATCTTAGGCGTTTTTAGTGGCTTGTTTAAAAGTGTTAATGAATACTTAGCTCCAATTTTCTCATTCTTACAAACTATCCCTCAAATTGCCTATATTTTAATTTTATTGGTATGGTTTAAAAGTCTGACTGCATTGATCATCATTGTTTTATTGATGATTTTGCCAGTATTTTATAATAATGCTGTTAACGGTATTAAAAACATAAGTAACGATTTAAATGATGTTACGATTCTCTATCACCATCCATTTAAATTTAATCTAATTCATGTTTATCTCCCTTTAATCAAAGGGTATATCGTCTCAGCCGTTGAAACAGCTCTACCACAAAGTTTAAAGGTCGGTGTGATGGCTGAAATTTTTGTTTCCTCAAATCAAGGAATTGGTAAACAGTTGTATTTTGCTAGAGCACAAATTGATATGGTCAGTATTTTTGCCTGGACCATCTGGATGGTTATTATTATTATGTTAATTACATATTTTACTAATAAAATAATTAATAAAGATAAAAAGTAA
- the scpB gene encoding SMC-Scp complex subunit ScpB: protein MEQNNYLDIIEGMLYLAGDDGVDIKQVAGVLEISKKEATLLMDQFTEIYGNKALKGIVLVNFGGRYKLATNADYFIYYQKMVEQSSASLSNAALETLAIIAYNQPITRAGVEDIRGVGCDAMIRKLVAKALIKEVGREDTPGMPILYGVTDEFMDTFGLTTLEELPDLADIVEVDEQEDIFATRYREDTSDDISKAESELNETV, encoded by the coding sequence ATGGAACAAAATAATTATTTAGATATTATTGAGGGTATGTTGTATCTAGCTGGTGATGATGGTGTTGATATTAAACAAGTAGCCGGAGTATTAGAAATAAGTAAAAAAGAAGCAACGCTATTAATGGATCAATTTACAGAAATTTATGGGAATAAAGCTTTAAAGGGGATTGTTCTAGTTAATTTTGGCGGACGTTATAAATTAGCTACTAATGCTGATTACTTTATTTATTATCAAAAGATGGTCGAACAAAGCAGTGCTAGTTTATCGAATGCTGCTTTAGAGACATTAGCAATTATTGCTTATAATCAGCCCATTACACGGGCTGGAGTTGAAGATATTCGTGGAGTTGGATGCGATGCAATGATTCGTAAGCTCGTAGCTAAAGCCTTGATCAAAGAGGTTGGGCGAGAGGATACTCCGGGAATGCCTATTTTGTATGGTGTAACTGATGAGTTCATGGATACTTTTGGTTTAACAACACTTGAAGAATTACCAGATCTAGCTGACATTGTTGAAGTGGATGAACAAGAGGATATATTTGCTACACGATATCGTGAAGATACTAGTGACGATATTTCAAAGGCAGAAAGTGAATTAAATGAAACTGTTTAA
- a CDS encoding NADH-dependent [FeFe] hydrogenase, group A6, translating into MSKIKMTINNREVEAYEGQTVLEAAKNNGIHIPTLCYLKDVTGTGACRVCQVEIEGAKTLCAACVYPVREGLVVKTNSQRALDARRRVVELIVSNHSKDCLSCIRNTNCELQRLCQELGVREDAFAGEKTAPTFDEVSPGIVRNTSKCVLCGRCVETCAKTQGLGILGFMNRGFKTKVGPVYDKSMNDVNCMQCGQCINVCPVGALQEKEEVHNVIAALNDDSKHVVVQTAPAVRASLGEEFGMPIGTRVTGKMVHALKLMGFDRVYDTNFGADLTIMEEGYEFIHRISNDGVLPMITSCSPGWVNYIEHEYPELLDHLSSCKSPHMMLGSMIKSYYAKENNLDPKDIYVVSIMPCVAKKGEKEREENLTDGLKDVDAVLTTRELGKLIKMFGINFRDLKDEDFDQDMFGEYTGAGVIFGASGGVMEAALRTVTDVLTKEDLTNLDYHAVRGEEGVKEASLKIGDMTVNVAVAHSMVLAKPLLEEIKNGTSKYHFIEIMGCPGGCVNGGGQSYVNALTRNSGFDWKQARAKALYDEDLALPVRKSHKNSQIQKLYADFLGEPNSEKAHHLLHTHYTRKERFK; encoded by the coding sequence ATGTCGAAAATAAAAATGACTATCAACAACCGTGAGGTAGAGGCATATGAAGGCCAAACAGTCTTGGAAGCAGCCAAAAATAACGGAATCCATATCCCTACTTTATGTTATTTAAAAGATGTTACAGGAACAGGTGCTTGCCGTGTTTGCCAAGTTGAAATCGAAGGTGCAAAAACATTATGCGCTGCCTGTGTTTATCCTGTTAGAGAAGGACTAGTAGTTAAAACTAATTCTCAACGAGCTTTAGATGCAAGACGTCGAGTCGTAGAATTAATTGTTTCTAACCACTCTAAAGATTGTCTATCTTGTATCCGTAATACAAACTGCGAATTACAACGACTTTGTCAAGAATTAGGAGTCCGCGAAGATGCTTTTGCTGGCGAAAAAACAGCTCCTACCTTTGATGAAGTTTCGCCTGGAATCGTTCGTAATACTTCAAAGTGTGTCCTTTGCGGCCGCTGCGTTGAAACATGTGCTAAAACCCAAGGTTTAGGAATCCTAGGCTTTATGAATCGTGGTTTCAAAACTAAAGTTGGTCCAGTTTATGATAAGAGTATGAATGATGTCAACTGTATGCAATGTGGACAATGTATCAATGTTTGTCCAGTTGGAGCGTTACAAGAAAAAGAAGAAGTCCATAATGTTATTGCGGCTTTAAATGACGACAGTAAACATGTTGTAGTGCAAACTGCACCAGCAGTTAGAGCCAGTTTAGGCGAAGAATTTGGAATGCCAATAGGAACTAGAGTAACTGGTAAAATGGTCCATGCCTTAAAATTAATGGGCTTTGATAGAGTATATGACACAAATTTTGGTGCAGATTTGACCATAATGGAAGAAGGATACGAGTTTATCCATCGTATCAGCAATGATGGAGTTTTACCAATGATTACATCTTGTAGTCCTGGATGGGTAAACTATATTGAACACGAATATCCTGAATTATTAGATCATTTATCAAGTTGTAAATCACCACATATGATGCTAGGTTCAATGATTAAATCTTATTATGCAAAAGAAAATAACCTTGATCCAAAAGATATCTATGTTGTTTCTATTATGCCTTGTGTTGCTAAAAAAGGTGAAAAAGAACGTGAAGAAAACTTAACTGATGGTTTAAAAGATGTTGATGCGGTATTAACAACTAGAGAGTTAGGTAAATTAATTAAAATGTTTGGGATTAATTTCCGTGATTTAAAAGACGAAGATTTTGATCAAGACATGTTCGGTGAATACACAGGTGCCGGAGTTATCTTTGGTGCCAGTGGTGGTGTAATGGAAGCTGCCTTAAGAACTGTAACTGATGTTTTAACAAAAGAAGACTTAACTAATTTAGACTATCATGCAGTTCGTGGTGAAGAAGGAGTCAAAGAAGCTAGTTTAAAAATTGGTGATATGACAGTAAATGTTGCAGTTGCCCATAGTATGGTTCTAGCTAAACCTTTACTCGAAGAAATTAAAAACGGTACATCTAAATATCATTTCATTGAAATCATGGGATGTCCTGGCGGATGTGTTAACGGTGGTGGTCAATCATATGTTAATGCTTTAACTCGTAATAGCGGTTTTGACTGGAAACAAGCTCGTGCTAAAGCGTTGTATGATGAAGACTTAGCATTACCTGTTAGAAAATCCCATAAGAATTCACAAATTCAAAAATTATATGCTGATTTCTTAGGTGAACCAAACAGCGAAAAAGCACATCATTTATTACACACACATTATACAAGAAAAGAACGGTTTAAATAA
- a CDS encoding NADH-quinone oxidoreductase subunit NuoF: MPTKRTQVLVCAGTGCTIGNSGELITEFEKEIKALGLEKEVEVLRTGCLGLCGVGPNISIYPDNIIYKTVQVSDVKEIVMEHFYKGRPVHRLMLNESDEETKEIHDINDTKFYNKQKRIALHNCGVIDPENINEYIGKDGYFALAKVVSEMTPQEVVDVIKASGLRGRGGGGFPAGVKWQFALNEPGKEKYVICNADEGDPGAFMDRSILEGNPHSVIEAMAIAAYAIGANHGYIYIRAEYPIAVERLNTALEQARELGLIGKNIFESGFDFDLELRLGAGAFVCGEETALIQSIEGERGMPNPKPPFPAHKGVWGKPTIINNVETYANIAQIIQHGAEWFRSIGTETSPGTKVFALGGKIVNTGLVEVPMGTTLREVIYEIGGGCPNHKRFKAVQTGGPSGGCLTEEQLDTPIGFDELVKLGSMMGSGGMIVLDEDNCMVDVARFYMDFIVDESCGKCTPCRVGTKRMLELLEQICDGKGTMETLDELELLASTIQDTALCGLGQTAPNPVLSTIHQFRDEYIAHIVDKKCPAGVCKELLQYEIDEDKCRKCGLCAKQCPVGAISGELGKVPYVIDQEKCIKCGQCIKACHFNVIERK; the protein is encoded by the coding sequence ATGCCAACAAAAAGAACCCAAGTGTTAGTTTGTGCTGGAACTGGTTGTACAATCGGTAATTCAGGTGAGCTAATCACGGAATTCGAAAAAGAAATCAAAGCTCTTGGGCTTGAAAAAGAAGTTGAAGTTTTAAGAACTGGTTGTTTAGGATTATGTGGAGTTGGTCCAAATATTTCTATCTATCCAGATAATATCATTTATAAAACTGTTCAGGTTTCTGATGTTAAAGAAATCGTTATGGAACACTTCTATAAAGGTCGTCCAGTTCATCGTTTAATGTTAAATGAATCTGATGAAGAAACAAAAGAGATTCATGATATAAATGATACTAAATTCTATAATAAACAAAAAAGAATCGCCCTTCATAATTGTGGTGTAATTGACCCAGAAAACATTAATGAATATATCGGGAAAGATGGCTACTTTGCCTTAGCTAAAGTAGTTAGCGAAATGACTCCACAAGAAGTCGTAGATGTAATTAAAGCTAGTGGATTACGCGGCCGTGGAGGTGGTGGATTCCCTGCTGGAGTTAAATGGCAATTTGCTTTAAATGAACCCGGTAAAGAAAAATATGTTATTTGTAACGCTGATGAAGGTGATCCTGGAGCATTTATGGATCGTTCAATTCTTGAGGGAAATCCCCACAGTGTTATTGAAGCAATGGCTATTGCCGCTTATGCAATTGGTGCTAACCATGGATATATTTATATTCGAGCTGAATATCCTATTGCCGTAGAACGTTTAAATACAGCTTTAGAGCAAGCACGTGAGCTAGGACTAATCGGTAAAAATATTTTTGAGAGTGGTTTTGATTTTGATTTAGAACTACGTTTAGGAGCTGGAGCCTTCGTTTGTGGTGAAGAAACAGCTTTGATTCAATCAATTGAAGGTGAACGGGGAATGCCTAATCCGAAACCACCATTTCCTGCCCATAAAGGGGTCTGGGGAAAACCAACTATTATTAACAACGTTGAAACATATGCCAATATTGCTCAAATTATTCAACATGGTGCTGAATGGTTTAGGAGCATTGGTACTGAAACATCACCTGGTACAAAAGTATTTGCCCTTGGAGGAAAAATTGTTAATACTGGATTAGTTGAAGTTCCAATGGGAACTACTTTACGTGAAGTAATTTATGAAATTGGTGGTGGCTGCCCAAATCACAAACGCTTTAAAGCAGTTCAAACAGGTGGTCCATCAGGTGGCTGTTTGACTGAAGAACAACTAGATACACCAATTGGTTTTGATGAATTAGTAAAACTTGGCTCAATGATGGGATCAGGTGGAATGATCGTTCTCGACGAAGACAACTGTATGGTCGATGTAGCCCGCTTCTATATGGATTTTATTGTTGATGAATCATGTGGTAAATGCACTCCTTGCCGTGTAGGAACCAAACGAATGCTAGAATTGCTTGAACAAATTTGTGACGGTAAAGGAACAATGGAAACTTTAGATGAACTTGAATTACTAGCTTCAACAATTCAAGATACTGCTCTATGCGGCTTAGGTCAAACTGCTCCTAACCCTGTACTTTCTACGATCCATCAATTTAGAGACGAATATATTGCACATATCGTTGATAAAAAATGTCCTGCTGGGGTATGTAAAGAATTATTACAATATGAAATCGATGAAGATAAATGTCGTAAGTGTGGTCTTTGTGCTAAACAATGTCCAGTTGGAGCAATCAGTGGTGAACTTGGAAAAGTTCCATATGTTATCGATCAAGAAAAATGTATTAAATGTGGTCAATGTATTAAAGCATGCCACTTTAATGTAATTGAAAGAAAGTAG
- the spoVAC gene encoding stage V sporulation protein AC, giving the protein MNTSQYNEIAEDLKPQKQVGKHCLSAFIYGGIIGAVGQGILEFYMYIFDVSEKEATPMMIITIVLAAAILTGLGIYDRIGKKAGAGTFIPITGFANSMTSSALEAKSEGLVTGIGANMFKLGGTVITFGIVASFVLGGIRYVISLIW; this is encoded by the coding sequence ATGAATACATCACAGTATAATGAAATTGCTGAAGATTTAAAACCCCAAAAACAAGTGGGGAAGCATTGTTTAAGTGCATTTATTTATGGTGGCATTATCGGTGCTGTCGGTCAAGGCATTTTAGAGTTTTACATGTATATTTTTGATGTGAGTGAAAAAGAAGCAACACCAATGATGATTATTACGATTGTTTTGGCTGCTGCTATTTTGACAGGATTGGGAATATATGATCGAATTGGAAAAAAGGCAGGAGCTGGAACTTTTATCCCAATTACTGGATTTGCTAATAGTATGACTTCTAGTGCCTTAGAAGCTAAAAGCGAAGGTTTAGTAACAGGTATAGGAGCTAATATGTTTAAATTAGGAGGAACAGTCATTACTTTTGGGATTGTTGCTTCGTTTGTGTTAGGAGGTATTCGTTATGTCATCAGTCTTATCTGGTAG